One part of the Xylocopa sonorina isolate GNS202 chromosome 10, iyXylSono1_principal, whole genome shotgun sequence genome encodes these proteins:
- the LOC143428240 gene encoding spermine oxidase-like — protein sequence MFIPSLPTPFKEGIECLGFGLINKIFLDFGVPWWGPDTKGFQLLWNEGICFSKKLAAWTRDLTGFDVLPNHEAVLLGWIGGRGAYIVETLSEQQIATDCENLLKHYLKLDKVFPVKKCLRTRWNTNKYVRGSYSHITTKCDAHEITPRRLSEPIWGKVVKGHESEDVPIIMFAGEATHENFYSTTHGAYDTGVKQAQIFLRYHVTKS from the exons ATGTTTATTCCATCTTTGCCAACTCCGTTCAAAGAGGGAATCGAATGTTTGGGCTTTGGTTTAATAAATAAGATTTTTCTCGATTTCGGTGTTCCATGGTGGGGACCCGATACGAAAGGGTTTCAATTACTTTGGAACGAGGGAATATGTTTTAGTAAAAAGCTAGCTGCGTGGACTAGAGATCTCACGGGTTTTGATGTACTACCGAATCATGAGGCTGTACTTCTCGGTTGGATTGGTGGACGTGGAGCTTATATTGTTGAAACTTTAAGCGAACAACAAATCGCAACTGACTGTGAAAATTTACTCAAGCACTATCTGAAACTTGATAAAGTATTTCCAGTAAAAAAGTGTTTGAGGACGCGGTGGAATACGAACAAGTACGTTCGCGGTAGTTATAGTCATATTACAACGAAATGCGATGCCCACGAGATAACGCCAAGAAGATTGTCAGAACCAATATGGGGTAAAGTGGTGAAAGGACATGAGTCTGAG GATGTACCCATAATCATGTTCGCTGGTGAAGCAACGCACGAAAACTTTTATTCCACTACGCACGGTGCTTACGATACCGGCGTGAAACAAGCACAAATTTTTCTACGATATCATGTTACTAAAAGCTGA
- the Fanci gene encoding Fanconi anemia complementation group I yields the protein MHHRLENLRERGDRLGLRAFVQDLNAGELVQLAHSIVCKPDATKILDDVLESFSDSDSCQLKRRKFVETTLKSLEKAKISVGQANTIINRIIFDFPKYSKQHHAKFVDFCITNIRNNESELHSWKDLLPVLLETLENEKYIIYEDAEVSGIEYKSLIVKAICSSEWNVNLLPSLTKMFGDMRLEKTDRNLVLNKLCFNLPNLSLDQVPSFVYQALKLCKDKDNQKLLSALSTYFDSCYSKTISTNDRDSFEDIGMISKKEVRDIESTVLYHVYQAARLNHEHMKDFIRFLKQTSHASEYILQPFILAVLMSITSIYEDQIFEILKVAIVNSNLEKEKRQCSAWLRQCIPSPPNVIEIILQVIDTSNKDRHLVLKGLVGLAFILMSADQKSKNGATATWPIGSKIIQKIAKKRHETIPVVLEELITKIVIGNSSTTHYTECLKYMCRELSIIVLDHQVLIMTILERLLFLPSTIATQVLNAIFPLMRVSPNIRENIILTLRKALYRKGISKRQMAVTGFLEMLKYSKMYSRNSFRLSQHSSSSSFRSTQTQVTLEYNSQQERPTTEREQTLCYEILDILKKSFTYEFEVRLHLYEGLHDAVAKNPNITEVLLDMLLSHLNLYLDTDESILPPVKFELCTDLRGMDVVQQEPIAHLIFSLQKIYNNAVAKESNICRKLYDTLKALCRRMMAMKLEHLNLEYGADLFHGDLSKSQIKLRTLHASIGIYEALIAFRIGERLNGDRDSFHQINDLFNVYTELMDFIKAQSTKTKKVNGKNKKNKDANTTIKKSAKSNDVKIPQTIMDLDVIRQSLLLLFPQTMTQDNCIVRKNYNFCYYILQTCEQLLQCVRSFTNDASQIQSKQHLNTYIEVGSLLYKHFIKNLNDALVNDEKMTILALQCFKEISYSMCTLFSSELPKFLNSIFEVQSNKDSTSVDINSQLEKIIFSLIPYLETEFVKETDDEEEKKVPFLLLQTIEQFTYKINFDNYNPQKIIKRIKAMIQMEDVQSSIIPGIVQFYLNLEGRTEEYGETLNDICLELCEKVGSIDGSEPVTSSQYKVIRDDTALQIYNILNSDIKEQLNSASWLLMRLKAEDTIARAPGTIDEFGNNNLREKERSLCKQLSYLAQELHTLASTAIKPGPSTDATLKNLQILYHLLGNLTKYFYVKSNAQNAAFQAVKFIQVVQLAGKSLKTAFYNLVMYVEESQNKLNSKTDSSAQRNKILRETKTIPRVVYEIEQFNKEILLLGKRTAIPLEKYIKQSVTRDFRIKNPQLVEGLEKMDVSMLVSPDVETSENDMHTSNVDETESNSDDETSSTKRCRMED from the exons ATGCATCATCGTCTTGAGAACTTGAGGGAACGTGGGGATCGATTAGGATTGCGTGCGTTTGTTCAAGATTTGAATGCAGGAGAG CTTGTACAGTTAGCGCACAGCATCGTCTGCAAACCGGACGCTACTAAAATATTAGACGATGTGTTAGAATCGTTTTCCGATTCCGACTCCTGTCAACTGAAACGACGTAAATTTGTTGAAACGACGTTGAAGAGTTTAGAAAAAGCTAAGATATCCGTAGGGCAGGCGAACACGATCATCAATCGGATCATTTTTGACTTCCCAAAATACTCAAAGCAACATCATGCCAAGTTTGTTGACTTTTGCATCACAAATATTCGCAATAATGAAAGCGAGTTACACAG CTGGAAGGATTTATTACCCGTATTACTTGAAACACTGGAAAATGAGAAATACATCATCTATGAAGATGCTGAAGTTTCGGGAATCGAATATAAATCACTAATCGTTAAAGCTATATGCAGCTCTGAGTGGAATGTTAATCTTTTACCATCTTTAACAAAAATGTTTGG GGACATGAGATTGGAAAAAACAGATCGCAATCTAGTTTTGAATAAATTATGCTTTAATCTGCCAAACTTATCTCTTGACCAAGTACCTTCGTTTGTTTATCAAGCACTAAAATTATGTAAAGATAAAGATAATCAGAAACTTTTAAGTGCTTTGTCTACATATTTTGATTCTTGTTATTCGAAAACAATATCTACTAATGACAGAGATAGCTTTGAAGACATTG GTATGATTAGTAAGAAAGAGGTAAGAGACATTGAGAGTACTGTTTTGTATCATGTCTATCAAGCTGCTCGGTTGAATCACGAACATATGAAAGATTTTATTCGTTTTCTTAAACAAACATCTCATGCTTCAGAATATATACTACAACCATTTATACTTGCTGTGTTGATGTCAATAACTAGCATATATGAAGATCAG ATTTTTGAGATATTAAAAGTGGCCATTGTCAACAGTAacttagaaaaagaaaaaagacaaTGCAGTGCATGGTTAAGGCAATGTATACCTTCTCCTCCTAATGTAATTGAGATTATTTTACAAGTCATTGATACCAG CAATAAAGATCGTCACTTAGTACTAAAAGGCCTTGTTGGTCTAGCATTTATATTAATGAGCGCCGATCAAAAATCAAAGAATGGTGCTACAGCTACATGGCCTATAGGATCCAAAATAATACAAAAAATAGCAAAGAAACGACATGAAACAATTCCTGTTGTGTTGGAAGAGTTGATTACTAAGAtagtgataggaaatagctcaACGACACATTATACAG AGTGTTTAAAATACATGTGTCGCGAATTATCGATAATTGTCTTGGATCATCAAGTCCTGATTATGACTATCCTCGAACGATTGTTATTCTTGCCTAGTACAATTGCTACTCAAGTACTAAACGCTATTTTTCCATTGATGCGCGTTTCACCTAACATACgggaaaatattattttaacttTGAGAAAAGCTCTCTATAGGAAAGGTATATCGAAACGACAGATGGCGGTCACAGGATTTCTAGAAATGTTAAAATATTCTAAAATGTATTCTCGAAACAGCTTCAGGCTTAGTCAACACTCTAGTTCTTCTAGTTTTAGGTCAACACAAACTcag GTGACTTTGGAATATAATTCACAACAAGAAAGGCCGACTACAGAGCGTGAACAAACTTTGTGTTATGAAATATTGGATATACTAAAAAAGAGTTTCACTTATGAATTTGAAGTCAGATTGCATTTGTACGAGG GCCTACATGATGCGGTGGCAAAAAATCCTAATATAACAGAAGTTTTACTAGATATGCTTCTTTCACATTTGAATCTCTATCTCGATACAGACGAAAGCATCTTGCCACCAGTGAAATTCGAATTATGTACAGATCTTCGTGGAATGGATGTAGTTCAACAAGAGCCTATTGCTCACTTGATATTTTCATTGCAAAAGATATACAACAATGCAGTTGCAAAAGAGTCAAATATTTGTAGAAAATTATATGATACTTTAAAGGCGTTGTGTAGACGAATGATGGCCATGAAATTAGAACATTTAAATCTG GAATACGGAGCCGATCTGTTTCATGGGGACCTTTCTAAGTCACAGATAAAATTAAGAACCCTTCACGCGTCTATTGGGATTTACGAAGCTTTAATAGCGTTTCGAATTGGAGAACGGTTGAATGGGGATAGAGACAGCTTTCATCAGATTAATGATTTGTTTAACGTTTACACAGAATTAATGGACTTCATTAAAGCG CAATctacaaaaacaaaaaaagtcaatggtaaaaataaaaagaataaagATGCAAATACCACGATTAAAAAATCTGCCAAATCGAATGACGTTAAAATACCACAAACAATTATGGATTTAGATGTGATTCGTCAAAGCTTATTACTGTTATTCCC GCAGACTATGACTCAAGACAATTGCATAGTTCGGAAAAATTACAATTTTTGTTACTACATATTACAAACATGTGAGCAACTTTTACAATGTGTTAGGTCATTTACGaatgatgcttctcaaattcaGAGTAAGCAGCACCTGAATACATACATTGAAGTTGGAAG TTTGCTTTATAAGCATTTCATAAAAAATCTGAATGATGCACTTGTAAATGATGAGAAAATGACCATACTAGCTTTGCAGTGTTTCAAAGAAATTTCTTACAGTATGTGCACATTATTTTCATCTGAGCTACCAAAATTTCTCAATTCGATTT TTGAAGTACAATCTAATAAAGATTCAACGTCAGTGGATATTAATTCTCAGCtagaaaaaataattttttcgctAATACCTTACTTGGAAACAGAATTTGTTAAGGAAACAGATGATGAAGAGGAGAAAAAAGTACCATTCTTGTTGTTACAAACAATAGAGCAATTCACGTACAAAATTAATTTTGACAATTACAATCCTCAGAAG ATTATCAAGCGTATAAAAGCAATGATTCAAATGGAAGATGTTCAAAGTTCTATCATACCTGGAATAGtgcaattttatttaaatttggAAGGACGTACTGAAGAATATGGAGAGACATTGAATGATATTTGTCTGGAGTTATGCGAAAAAGTTGGAAGTATCGATGGT TCTGAGCCAGTAACTAGTAGTCAGTATAAAGTTATACGTGATGATACCGCGTTACAAATTTATAACATCTTGAACAGTGACATTAAAGAACAGTTGAACAGCGCTTCGTGGTTGCTGATGCGATTGAAGGCAGAAGATACTATAGCTCGAGCACCTGGAACAATTGATGAATTTG GTAATAATAATTTAAGAGAGAAAGAACGAAGTCTATGCAAACAGCTATCGTATCTCGCTCAGGAACTTCATACATTAGCTAGCACAGCAATTAAACCAGGCCCATCTACTGATGCTACATTAAAGAATTTGCAAATCTTATATCATTTACTTGGAAACCTTACAAAATATTTTTATGTGAAATCAAATGCTCAAAATGCAGCATTTCAAGCTGTCAA GTTTATTCAAGTAGTACAGTTAGCTGGTAAATCATTGAAAACTGCATTTTACAATTTGGTAATGTATGTAGAG GAAAGTCAGAATAAACTAAATTCGAAAACCGATTCATCCGCGCAAAGAAATAAAATtttgagagaaactaaaacaaTACCACGCGTGGTGTACGAAATTGAGCAATTTAATAAAGAAATATTGCTACTTGGTAAAAGGACAGCA ATACCAttggaaaaatatataaaacagAGTGTGACAAGAGATTTTAGGATAAAAAATCCACAACTGGTGGAAGGACTTGAGAAAATGGATGTGAGCATG CTCGTTTCACCAGATGTGGAAACCTCTGAAAATGATATGCATACCTCAAACGTGGACGAGACTGAGAGCAATAGCGACGATGAAACATCGTCAACAAAACGATGCAGGATGGAGGATTGA
- the LOC143428427 gene encoding uncharacterized protein LOC143428427 encodes MFAKGKFDPELEKLRREVDGPPNLDTVTLNIQRTAARIHASYLFEHNGRTTLQKLCLLLSSTATGKTYSGWQEFATYMGLTMEQIRCIDYDFKGLQDPTYYVLLAYVQNVEATIDKIFGALQKMQRFDVINRIKDDIYDLINEISQNTRISESTISRPKSAPRAPLVLTPVNFIQKVQRSTDDSGHVTQDNLQKTKQSYGCIVMLTFANDGLETVQHVAKIFRSKKPKIGVLILQEQENYVYSRAEEFIDDCFKQVNFIIPILTREYMERINNFNKTYAEDQNKLDAKYVKYIYSLLRYEYVRNQCINYRVRCIVPDKDVNAVVKAYLHPTFQAWFREGDIDAFVENILLQKCSK; translated from the exons ATGTTTGCCAAAGG TAAATTTGATCCTGAATTGGAAAAGTTAAGAAGAGAAGTCGATGGTCCCCCTAATTTGGACACTGTAACGTTAAATATTCAAAGAACCGCGGCACGGATACATGCCTCTTATTTGTTTGAGCACAATGGAAGGACCACATTGCAAAAATTATGTTTATTACTAAGTTCTACTGCCACAGGCAAAACTTATAGTGGGTGGCAAGAATTTGCTACTTACATGGGTTTAACAATGGAACAAATACgc TGTATAGACTATGACTTTAAAGGATTGCAAGATCCAACTTATTATGTACTATTAGCTTATGTACAAAATGTGGAAGCAACCATTGATAAGATTTTCGGTGCCTTACAAAAAATGCAACGTTTTGATGTGATTAATCGAATAAAGGATGATATTTATGATCTAATTAATGAAATTTCACAAAATACTAGAATAAGTG AGTCAACCATATCAAGGCCAAAAAGTGCTCCAAGAGCCCCATTAGTACTAACTCCGGTCAATTTCATACAAAAAGTACAAAGAAGTACAGACGATTCTGGTCACGTTACACAAGACAATTTACAGAAG ACTAAGCAATCATATGGATGTATAGTTATGTTAACATTTGCTAACGATGGTTTAGAAACTGTGCAACACGTAGCAAAAATATTTAGGTCTAAAAAACCCAAAATTGGAGTTCTCATACTTCAAGAACAAGAAAACTATGTATATAGTAGGGCAGAGGAGTTTATAGATGATTGTTTTAAACAG GTGAATTTTATTATACCTATATTGACTCGAGAATATATGGAGAGGATAAACAATTTTAATAAAACATATGCTGAAGATCAAAATAAGTTAGATGCTAAGTATGTAAAATATATATACTCTTTGTTACGATATGAGTATGTGAGAAATCAGTGCATCAATTACCGTGTAAG GTGTATTGTTCCTGATAAAGATGTTAACGCAGTTGTAAAAGCATACTTGCATCCAACTTTTCAGGCATGGTTCAGAGAGGGTGATATCGATGCATTTGTTGAGAACATTCTTTTGCAAAAGTgttcaaaataa
- the LOC143428422 gene encoding peroxisomal N(1)-acetyl-spermine/spermidine oxidase — protein MFREPKIIIIGAGAAGIAAATRLIEKGLENVTILEGKDRIGGRICTVEFSDNIVELGAQWVHGENENIVFDLASPHQLLASSKCFNDIDSHVFVTAKGELLPKNESIEALKIYYDISENITNTIHDAESYGEYFVNRFYKIFEENPFTTRDKAEQLLDWMHKFDNSVQCSDSWFDVSAKKITDYWTCEGDLILNWKDYGYKTLFNLLMQKISDIKDKQSIMEKIKFCTYVDNINYTLDNNIIVKTKDGSEYAASHVICTASLGVLKEKHSTMFTPFLPEVKQRAIKGLNIGTVNKVFLEFPHRWWQEECAGFSLIWSKEDKEEFIKLNGQECEWLCDVFALLSVDYQPRVLCAWISGKFAKEMELLSDSDVSDGLYLLLETFLNKTYNIPKFDQMLRSSWHTDECFRGSYTFKSVTTEKQNVDIKDLADPIVAPNGMPVILFAGEATHEHYYSTVHGAVETGFREAERIIDFHKTHGWLKKMINDFDKMGRPVSATNQVMTRTKLAIVGAGIAGLAAAKALEDAGFEDYMLLEAQSEIGGRIQSKAWNKAWIECGAQFVHGDQSQLAQLCYQYDLLSDIHCRDGQGTFIRNNGHKVDEALVEEIDNLVCTTLEECEDYENRDIEASCKNIGAALRNSLNEHLHKKNDSLAARAIKKEIFDWNVRFLAIDNACATLDELSTKYWGKFKFVGGPEHLLFKA, from the exons ATGTTTAGAGAaccgaaaataataattatcgGTGCTGGAGCAGCTGGTATTGCCGCAGCCACTAGATTAATAGAGAAAGGTTTAGAAAATGTAACGATTTTGGAAGGAAAAGATCGGATCGGCGGCAGAATATGTACAGTAGAATTTT CTGATAACATTGTAGAATTAGGAGCCCAATGGGTTCATGGTGAGAATGAGAATATTGTTTTTGATCTTGCCTCTCCACATCAACTATTAGCTTCATCGAAATGCTTCAATGATATCGATAGCCATGTGTTTGTTACTGCAAAAGGAGAACTTCTTCCAAAGAATGAAAGTATAGAAGCATTGAAAATATATTACGATATTTCTGAGAATATAACCAACACTATACATGATGCAGAATCATATGGGGAGTATTTTGTGAATCG attttataaaatattcgaGGAAAATCCATTCACTACTCGTGATAAGGCCGAACAATTATTGGATTGGATGCATAAATTTGATAATTCTGTTCAATGCAGTGATTCTTGGTTCGATGTTTCTGCTAAAAAAATTACAGACTACTGGACTTGTGAAGGAGATCTTATTCTGAATTGGAAAGATTACGGCTACAAAACATTATTTAACTTATTAATG CAAAAAATATCAGACATCAAGGATAAACAGTCCATAATGGAGAAAATAAAATTTTGTACATATGTTGATAATATTAATTACACTTTAGACAATAATATAATTGTGAAGACAAAAGATGGTTCAGAATATGCAGCTTCTCATGTAATATGTACTGCTTCCCTTGGAGTTCTAAAAGAGAAGCACTCTACAATGTTCACTCCATTTTTGCCTGAAGTAAAGCAACGTGCAATAAAG GGTTTAAATATTGGAACTGTAAATAAAGTGTTCCTGGAATTTCCACATAGATGGTGGCAAGAAGAATGTGCTGGTTTTAGTTTAATCTGGTCTAAGGAAGATAAAGAAGAATTTATTAAGTTAAATGGACAA GAATGTGAATGGCTGTGCGACGTCTTCGCATTACTTTCTGTAGATTATCAGCCAAGAGTATTATGTGCTTGGATCTCTGGTAAATTTGCAAAGGAAATGGAACTTCTTTCTGATAGCGATGTGTCCGATGGATTGTATCTACTGTTAGAAACGTTTTTAAACAAAACATATAACATTCCGAAATTTGACCAAATGCTTAG ATCGTCGTGGCATACGGATGAGTGTTTCCGTGGATCGTACACTTTTAAGAGTGTAACAACTGAAAAACAAAATGTAGATATAAAAGATTTAGCAGATCCTATTGTAGCACCTAATGGAATGCCT gtaaTTCTTTTTGCTGGAGAGGCAACGCACGAACATTATTATTCTACCGTGCATGGAGCAGTCGAAACAGGTTTTAGAGAAGCTGAAAGAATAATAGATTTTCACAA AACGCATGGTTGGTTAAAGAAAATGATAAATGACTTCGATAAAATGGGAAGACCGGTGAGCGCTACGAATCAAGTAATGACAAGAACGAAGCTTGCGATAGTAGGTGCAGGTATTGCGGGATTAGCGGCTGCAAAAGCATTAGAAGATGCAGGTTTTGAAGATTATATGTTACTTGAAG CTCAAAGCGAAATTGGTGGACGTATCCAGTCGAAAGCCTGGAATAAAGCATGGATAGAATGTGGTGCACAGTTTGTACACGGCGATCAAAGTCAGTTAGCGCAGTTATGCTATCAGTATGACTTACTCTCTGATATTCACTGCAGAGATGGTCAAGGAACTTTTATTCGCAACAACGGCCACAAAGTGGACGAAGCTTTGGTAGAAGAGATAGACAATCTCGTTTGCACTACGTTAGAGGAGTGTGAAGATTATGAGAATAGAGATATCGAAGCAAGTTGCAAAAATATCGGTGCGGCTTTAAGGAATTCCCTCAATGAACACTTGCATAAAAAAAATGATTCATTAGCGGCAAGAGCAATAAAAAAAGAGATTTTCGATTGGAATGTTAGGTTCCTTGCGATCGACAACGCTTGTGCCACTTTAGATGAGTTATCTACGAAATATTGGGGAAAATTTAAG TTTGTGGGTGGCCCAGAACACCTTTTGTTTAAAGCATAG
- the Abs gene encoding ATP-dependent RNA helicase abstrakt — translation MDPPLKRYRREDKDNSPLETDEDYVPYVPVKERKKYQLAKLGKLSQLKDEAAAGIIGKSSSENEKDDTDDDDGQVWGRKSNISLLDQHTELKKLAEAKKESAMEKQLKEEEKILESVAENKALMGVAELAKGIQYEDPIKTCWRPPKAVLALGEARHERVRRKLRILVEGDDVPPPLKSFEEMKFHRGILNGLEQKGIVKPTPIQVQGIPTVLSGRDMIGIAFTGSGKTLVFVLPIIMFCLEQEVAMPFVRNEGPYGLIICPSRELAKQTYDIIRHYTNSLRQAGCPEIRSCLAIGGIPVSESLEVINKGVHIMVATPGRLMDMLDKKMVKLSVCRYLCMDEADRMIDMGFEEDVRTIFSFFRGQRQTLLFSATMPKKIQNFARSALVKPVTINVGRAGAASMNVVQEVEYVKQEAKIVYLLECLQKTPPPVLIFAEKKQDVDAIHEYLLLKGVEAVAIHGGKDQEERSRSVEAFREGRKDVLVATDVASKGLDFADVQHVINYDMPDDVENYVHRIGRTGRSGRTGIATTFINKANDESVLLDLKHLLMEAKQKVPPFLLELCSENEKYLNLGDERGCSYCGGLGHRITECPKLEAIQNKQASNIGRRDYLASNAADY, via the exons ATGGATCCTCCGCTGAAG AGGTATAGAAGAGAAGATAAGGATAACAGTCCTTTGGAAACGGACGAAGATTATGTCCCTTATGTGCCAGTTAAAGAACGCAAGAAATATCAGTTAGCCAAGCTTGGTAAGCTTAGTCAGCTTAAAGATGAAGCCGCTGCTGGTATTATTGGGAAAAGTAGTAGCGAAAATGAAAAGGATGACACTGATGATGATGATGGGCAAGTATGGGGGAGAAAGTCAAATATTTCCTTGTTGGATCAACATACGGAATTAAAAAAATTAGCAGAAG CTAAGAAAGAAAGTGCTATGGAGAAACAATTGAAGGAGGAAGAAAAAATTTTGGAAAGTGTGGCGGAAAACAAAGCTTTAATGGGCGTAGCTGAATTAGCAAAGGGTATTCAATACGAAGATCCAATAAAGACTTGTTGGAGGCCACCAAAAGCAGTTCTTGCTCTTGGTGAAGCAAGGCATGAAAGAGTCAGAAGGAAACTTAGGATTCTAGTGGAAGGAGATGATGTTCCACCGCCGcttaaaagctttgaagaaatgaaatttcatAGGGGTATATTGAATGGCTTAGAACAGAAAGGTATTGTTAAACCTACGCCGATTCAAGTTCAAGGAATACCTACAGT ATTATCTGGTCGTGATATGATTGGCATTGCTTTTACTGGTAGTGGTAAAACATTAGTATTTGTTTTACCTATTATAATGTTTTGTCTGGAACAAGAAGTAGCTATGCCATTTGTGAGAAACGAAGGACCATATG GTTTAATCATTTGTCCATCGCGAGAATTGGCTAAGCAGACTTACGATATCATTCGACATTACACGAACAGTTTACGACAAGCAGGTTGCCCCGAAATACGCAGTTGTTTAGCGATTGGTGGTATACCTGTGTCAGAGTCTTTAGAAGTTATTAACAA AGGTGTACATATTATGGTAGCAACTCCTGGAAGATTGATGGACATGTTAGATAAAAAGATGGTGAAACTTAGCGTGTGTCGTTATCTTTGCATGGATGAGGCAGATCGTATGATTGATATGGGTTTCGAAGAAGATGTACGCACGATTTTCTCATTCTTTAGG GGTCAAAGGCAGACATTACTATTTTCTGCCACGATGCCAAAAAAGATCCAAAATTTTGCTCGTTCTGCTTTAGTAAAACCCGTCACAATTAATGTTGGTCGTGCAGGTGCAGCGTCCATGAACGTCGTGCAAGAAGTTGAATACGTCAAACAAGAGGCTAAAATCGTGTatcttttggagtgtttgcAGAAAACTCCACCACCTGTACTAATATTTGCAGAAAAGAAACAAGATGTAGATGCGATTCACGAGTATTTATTGTTGAAGGGTGTTGAAGCAGTAGCAATACATGGTGGAAAAG ATCAAGAAGAGAGATCGCGATCTGTGGAAGCTTTTCGCGAAGGTCGCAAAGATGTGTTGGTTGCAACCGATGTTGCATCGAAAGGTCTTGATTTCGCTGATGTGCAGCACGTTATAAATTATGATATGCCAGACGATGTTGAAAATTATG TACATAGAATCGGAAGGACTGGCCGTTCTGGACGAACTGGAATAGCGACTACATTTATTAACAAGGCAAACGATGAATCCGTGCTGTTGGATCTTAAACATTTGCTGATGGAAGCGAAACAAAAAGTTCCACCATTCCTACTTGAACTTTGTTCAGAAAACGAAAAATATCTTAACCTGGGAG ACGAGCGTGGATGCAGTTACTGCGGAGGCCTTGGTCATAGAATTACAGAATGTCCAAAACTGGAAGCTATCCAGAACAAGCAAGCATCCAATATTGGACGCCGTGATTATTTGGCCAGCAATGCAGCTGACTATTAA
- the Ytr gene encoding U4/U6.U5 small nuclear ribonucleoprotein 27 kDa protein yantar, with translation MGRSRSPSPGRRRDRSRDRDRERERDRDRRRRRSRERRRRSAERDRVKSRDRERDRDRERDRHRRSYSRSRSRERDRPKPKAKPATAERPVITEADLQGKTPEEQEMMRMMGFCGFDSTKGKKVEGNDVGAVHVILKRKYRQYMNRKGGFNRPLDFVA, from the exons ATGGGACGTAGTCGTTCACCTTCACCAGGAAGAAGAAGAGATCGATCTCGAGATAGAGATCGGGAACGTGAACGGGACAGAGATCGAAGAAGAAGGCGCTCTCGCGAGAGAAGAAGGCG aTCTGCCGAACGAGACAGAGTAAAGTCaagggacagagagagagatcgcGATCGTGAACGAGACAGGCATAGACGTTCGTACAGCAGATccagatcgagagagagagatagacccAAACCTAAAGCAAAGCCTGCAACAGCAGAACGTCCTGTGATTACAG AGGCTGATCTTCAAGGAAAAACACCAGAGGAACAAGAAATGATGAGAATGATGGGTTTTTGTGGTTTCGATAGTACTAAAGGGAAAAAAGTTGAAGGGAATGATGTGGGTGCTGTACATGTTATTCTAAAAAGGAAATATAGGCAATACATGAACAGGAAAGGAGGATTTAACAGACCGCttgattttgtagcataa